CTCCAGATATTTGGGACAAGGCTCCAACAGCAGGAGCCCCCATCCCAGCCACATCCTTCTCCAGACCTACCGGCTGACTCTAGAGCCATGCGCATTTCATAGGAGCTCATGGTGCCCGACTTATCCAGGTCGTGTTGGCGGAAGATTCCCTGCAAAACATCATAGAGGATGTGAAGGGCAGGCTCTCCTGTGGCCTCTAGTCTGGCCATCCCCTCATGGTGCTGCCGCAGGAGGGGTGCTACCCCTGTGCAGTGTGCCATGTTCCACGCTCCTCCTCACCAGCCAGCTGCGGATCTTGTTCCACAGGATCTGGAACTCCACCAGCCCGAGGCGGGCACTGCCATCTTTCTGGGGAGCAGAGGGTCAAGGAGAAAACAGCCAGCAAAGGGGCTGGTGTAAAGGCAAAGCCATCAGATCCCTGCCACTCGAGGTGAGAAAAGCCTGGCCACACTTGGCCTGCCCAATTTCTCCCCTAACTTCCCCTCTCTGTCCTCCACCATCAGCAAGATCAGAGCCTGCAACCCAGCAGTTCTGCAATGCTTAAACTTGCTGCCATGTCACTCCCTGTGAGCAGCTGTGCCGCTGCTGTAGGTACCACATTGCTGTGGTGTCCTCGGAGCAAAACTGAGCTGGCCTGCAGCAaaaagggatgctgcagggccAGAATAGAGAAGGGCTCGGAGGTGCTCCTCTACACCCGCCTGACCTCTCAGGTGCGTGTCCTCATGCAAGCAGGAGCACAGGCCATGGCTCCTGTTGCTTTACACCCCTCATTCTTAACTGCTGGTCAGGATGGTTTGGGGAGAAAGAAGCCCAACAGCCCTCATTCCCGTCCAGGAGTGCCTTGAAGGCTGGGTGGCATCCTCTGTGGGGAAGGAAAGCACGGGGAGCTTCCTCCCAGAGGGGAAGGTTGAAGGTGTGAgtagggctgggctgggcttcTGGTGGTGGAGCCAGGGCCCAAAGCAAGCAGGGGAACTGATGGCCCTTTCCAAAAAGCCTGCTGCTAAAGCCCAGGTGTGTAGGACAAGCGGCCCTGAAGCCGCAAGGAcgctttccttccttctcctgaTTAAACAGCCTTGGCACAGCCAGAAAGCCAAGCCCCAGCTCCCACGGAAAAGTCTTGATGCTGGCAGGCTGAGCACCAGGGAATCTGGTCCCTGCCCACAGCGCCAAGAGGATACATCCATCAGGTTGACCATATTGCGGCAGGAGTCCAGGCTGAACCCATCTGTCTTCAGATCTTTGTCTGCAGACAGAGGAGGAGGTTGAGGATATGCATCAAAACCCAACCTGCTGAGCAGGCCCAGGCTGTGGGGAGCACGGGGAGGATGGGCAGCACTTACGTCTAGCGATGACTCTGTTCAGAATAGTTCGGAGCTCGAAGACACTGATTTCCATgtcctgcagcagaagcagagttAGCAGCACCCCTTGCCTGCTCTCTGCCCCACTTGTggccctttccctcctcctgcctaAGCATCTCCACCTTAGTCACAAAGCATCAGGGTGCCAGTGCATTTCCTGCATGCCCAGAAGAGTTTGGGCCACAGCTGGATGCCCCTTCTCCAAATCTGTCCCCATCACACCAcccctgggggcagctgggctcagctgtggtGGAGATGGACTTGTCTGCAGGATGGGACTGAGTGAGCATGGGGTGGGCTGGAGTTCTCATGGCCAGGTGTCCCCTCCCATCCCCTCTCCAGGCCAGGGCTCTCCAGGGCTTGGCGCAGCTGTAcccacctcccctgccagctgctggaaCATGTTCTTGAAGCCATCCTCTATGTCATCCTCAGTTATTTCCTCCTGGGGTGACGCAGGCCAGAAAGAAGAGGTTAGTGGTCAacctgggctctgccctgccttccATGCTCAGCAAACCCAAACTGGAAGGAAAGCTCTTCCTTGTTCTTCTCATTTTTGTTACTTCCCACATCCCATCACCTTGACAGCCCCTCTCCAGACACTGTGACATCCCAAACCCAGGCAGCCTACAGCTCCTCTTCCCAAGCCCCAGAGCCTCAGCATCAACCAAACCAAAGTGGTGGCTCCTACCTCATCTGCCAGATCTGCCGAGATCTCCTCATCCAGCTCCCTGGGAGCAGAAAGGAGGAACGAAGTGATTAAATGGGGtccccagccagcaggctgCCTGTGGTGGGGAGATGTCCCACTGTTCACAGACACAGGGCATCCGCTGGCCAGGCAAGGACTCACGCTGTGTCTGACTGCTTCTCAGTGAAGACCCGCAGGATGAAGTCGGCCTCCTTATGTGGCTCAAAAGTTGAGGGCACAACGATGTACTCGCCCGGGGGCAGCCGGATCTGGTTGCTCACCTCCCGCAGGTTGATGAAGGTCTCAGACCGTGCCCGTGACTGGTTTCGCAGGAAGAAGTCCTTCTTCAAGTGCACAGGCTGGCTGCCCTGGGCCTGGGGGAACAAACGTGCTATGGACCACTGCCCCACAACACGGGGGACCCACAGGGAGAGGTGGGACCAAAGCCAGCCCTGTCGGGCAGGACATCCCTGCCCTGTCCATCCCAGCAGGagccatccctcctgcctgcatggAGGTGCCCAGCACCCATTAGCACCCTAGCCACTGCCAGCACGGTGGGAGCTCCCACACCACTGGGTGCACaagtgtgcatgcatgtgcattAACCCATTCCTTGCACTCTGCCCAAGAGGGGGTAGGCTCCAGTAGCGCAGGACGTACCTCCTCAGGAAcctgcagggaggagagaaaaggggaaaaaaatcagaatccCTGTACCTGCTCCCTTCCCTtacagctgcagggagcacgGGATGGGGGACATTAACCCGCAGATTGGCCGAAGCAGGTGGGAAAGGTTTCCTTGAGGACTGGGGTGCCAGGCTGAGGCAGGACTGGCAGGGCTGACCCAGTCCCAAGGAAGCAGCatcagggtgggcaggggtTACCTCGTAGACAGCGAAGCCAATGGTGTGCATGTCGCCCCCGacccgccgctccccgccgccggtgCTTCTGCATCAGAGCCACCAGAAAGCTGCAGGCTACCTCGTCGTCCCCAGGGTCGTCATCCTCTTCCAGCAGCTTGATCTTAAACTGGGGGTTGATCCAGAATGTGgctgggaggaagaggatgcATGGATGAGACATCCTGCTCCATCACGCTGCCAAAAGCGGACATATGGATGGGAGAGGTACCTGGGTGAttcctgcagcccccagcagtgcTCCCCCGGCGCCACGTGCCCTCAAACACCTGTGTGTGCCATCTGCTGAGCTCGTCCTTGGTGAGGGCATCGGGGGTCAGGTTGCAAATCTCCAGCCTGGAGAACTCCCTCATGAAGTCCCGGAAAGACATCCTgtgggaggcaggcaggggctgaggcTAGGCCGCTGctgagggggagggaggagagcacAAGCAGCTCTGGACCCAGCCAACATTTTGGGAGAATTAAGTGACAGCAAGACCTTCTACCCTGAGTTACAGCTCACTTAaagcctgctgctgggcttggggaAGACTGTGTATTTACCCTTCCTAGATGTTTATTTCGCATTTAGTTGGGCTGTATTTCCCTGAAGGGAGGAAAATTATTAACTAGATCAGATGACAGAATGTTAGCAGGCTCTCCAGTGCTGGAATGTCAGCTCATAAAGGCAGGTCATGTGCTTCAGGTGAAGTAGGACGGCAGGATCTCCCTCCAGCTactctgctccttcccaggctaactgctgaaaaaaagcagcactttgcTGTGGCACTCACCAGAACTCTCCATCCTCCAtcttcagctgcagctcttccctgtcATCAGGGTCAATGTTGTCCCACTCAGAGGAGCTGGAATAGCAGGAGAGAGACAATTAAATGAGGACTACTCAAGGTGAATTCAGAGCTGCCCTCAACTGCCCCCCTCTCTGATGTGAAGGGCACGGCACACTGAACTTGCGGTGCTCTTGATTGCTGTGTGTGCGGAGCCCACTGGCCTGCCAGCAGCGGGACTGAAGTCTCCCATCTGTCCAACTCACCCATCGCTCCAGGCTCCGGTCCACTCCACCTGACCCCAGGGGTTCCTGATGCGGatgagctgctcctgctgtccCCGGTAGTTCACCTGCCACaggaggttttattttattttatttattttaaaggaattttattGCTATTCAAGTCTCATCTAGCCAACTCACATCTCTGAAGGCTGTGACAGAATAGGCATggcccttcaccagcttcttGAAGGTCACTGCTTCCATATCAAAGGCACTTGTGATCTGAGGAGAGTGTGCAAAACTCAAGTGAATGCAATTGAATTCGTGCAGTCCTATCCCTACCTCTTCCCTCCACCATGTGGAGAATTCCCCTTGCTTTGCACTGCTCCAGCCACGAGAAGCAGAAGGTAGCAACTCCCTGTGCTCAAAGGCTGCTGGCTGAGGAGGATTTAAAGACAGTTTCCCTGCCAGAGGACCCTGGAGATCCAGCGGGGAACCACCCAAActtcagaaagcaagaaaaggatTTAATGAGAGGGAGATGGAAAACGCTGTTCCAGCTAATTCACAGACACTGATGCAAGACGTGGCCAGAGCTATAGGCAGACCCTTGCTCAGCAGTCCGCACTTGAGATGGACATTCCTGTTCCACCCAAAGGAGCCCAttcacagcagctgggctgcagccccacacacagtgccccagggctgccacGCTGGCTCTGGAAAGTGTGCTCTGCTAAGAGGGGAAAGAATTAACCTCCTGCCCAGTGTCCCAGCGAGGGGACTGCTGGCACAGTCTCAGGCTGCGAGGCCTCGCTTTGGCCATTACTAGGGCAGAGCCCCTGGTTCATGCCAGTGCACCACTTACGTCGATGGAGCAGCCCAGCAGGGAACCTCTCTCCAGCGCCTTGCGGATGATGTGGCCCATGTTGCGCGGCGGCCGCTTGAGGTCATACATCTCTGCCACGCCGCCGGTGAAGTCCTCGAAGCCCTCGGTGGTGCTGCCCCCTGACAGCGACTCATAGCAGCCGTTCAGCCTGAGCACCGGTGGGTGAGGGGGCACGTGAGGTGACAAGGATAGCacactgctgctccccaggcacccagcgccagcagggccagggacAGAAAAGACCCCCTCGCTTCTGCCCCGCACAGTGAGGGGCCCTGTCCCCCACCCGCCCACGTGCCCACCACAGGGGTACCCACTTGGCATAGGCCTTCTCCAGCAGAGCACTCCAGAACTCGGTGCACTCTGCCGAGTGGACAAACAGGAGCTCCCCGTCCTTGGTGGGCAGCTGGTCATCCACTACCACATCCACCCATTCACCAAACTGCCAGATCTGGGGGGTCAGGAGAGAGTGGGGTGAGCTCAGAGCATCACACAACTTGCTCATCCCTACCCCAGAGGGATGCCCTCACCCAGTGCCCTCCTTCCCAACCCCAGCCCAACCAGCTGTGGAGGGCCAGGAgctcccagcccacctggaaGTGGAAGATGCCAGCATAGTCCTCCTGGAAGCTCTGCCCGTGGGGCACCACACGGTGCAGGAGCTCCTCATTGAGCGTGAGGGAGCCgatggcagccagcagccagcagtcacctgggggaggagaggaagctggTGTGAGCACCCACCACCTTCCTAGCTGGCCGGGGTAGGTGGTGGATGTGTAGGACCCCACAGCGTGCTTTTTTGCAAACGTTTGGGGCTTCCCCACTCAGAAAGCACATGAAGAAACCAGAGAGGGTCCAACAGATGAATGGAGCTCAGGGAGCCAGGCTCACTCAGCCTGCCTTGGAGAGAAGTGTTAGCTCAAGGCAACAAGGAACAATCCTCCCTGACTTGGAGCCACTGTCCAGACCATGACATACAgccagccctcctgcagccGCTTATCTAGGCCCTCCAGGGACTCATTCATGTGTCTGCCCTCTGTATCTCAGACACGGAGTTCTGCAGCAGAATTacactttgcatttaaaaaaaaaattcatcgAGCAAGAGGTCTAATGCTTCTGCCCCAGCTTCTCACATTGTGAGCAACACCACTGCACTTTTCCTTCCAAGTGCTCTTAACCACAAGTGCTGCTCCAGGCCAGCACTGCACTTTAAAATCCATTGCCGCAgttcccctttcccttttgcCTTTGAAGACTGTCGCACCATAGCTTTAAGCCTGGATAACCTGTATGGGACTGTGGTTTGACCAAATGGCATTTTAGACTTTTTAATAACCACCTGAACACCACCGCAGTGCTCAGGGCTGTTATCTGCTCCAGTTACCACTGCAAGTTTGTTCTAATTACTGAATACATTAAATGTGGTCAGCCCTGAAACCAGCGTGCTATATGTGCTAAGGCACATGATACTTCCAGCCAAATGCCTAATTCAGATCAGGATGACACTCTTGGTGGTACCCAGATCTGGTTCTGATGACCATGAAATCCCAGTTGCCAGTCCTTCCAGCCTACCCAGCCCATTAACACTGCTTCCCTTGTCTTAGTGCCTTTGCCTTGGAGAAATGATAAATTGCCACTTGCACTTTGTAGCTCTCCTCTCGGTTCCTTCCTGCCACACTGTGTTCTTTCACAAATACTTTGCCATGACCAGCATGTCCTCACCTCAGTTTGTTACTGTCATCCAGCTGCCACCCCTCACCATTTACCAAAGCAGAGACCTCtttggagcagctcctggcactgTCAGCATGTTTCAGGCATGAATACACCCAAAACCTCCCCTGGTCTTAGCATGGTCAAGCTGTGCACACAGCACCCCATTTTCATGGAGCCTTAACCTAGAGCCACCAGGAGGCACAGGGTGTCCCCAGCCTCCCAGTTTCCACCACACTAAATGGGAAGGGAACCTTTGGTACAGAGATGGCTGTGCAGTCTGGCATGAAAATGTGCTGCATGGGCCTGGGGAAAGGTGCTGTGAAACAGGTCCACCCTCAGCCTTACAGAAACACCTCTTCTCCAGCCACGCCAACCCTCCCCAGGCACTGCTCTCCAGACTAAGGTCTGGGGATACAGCTCCAGCACTCACCCAGAGCCCCCTGGCAGATGTCTGTCCGGGTTGCACCGCCAACGATGAACTGCGGGTCATCCACTAATTCCTGCAGGAGAAGGAGAGAATCAGACGCTGGTGCTGAATCTTGGCAGGGCCTAGGCTTCTGTGGGGCTGGCCCCCGCTGCAGCTCTGACTTCGGAGGAAGGGAATACAGTCCCTGAGAGACGCACCCCACCTGCCCTCTGCCAGGGAGATCTGCTTGACTGCAACCCCAAGGCCATCACAGTAAGGCAAGACAAGATCTGCAGTAGCCATGTGCGTACACAGCTAGACAGACTAACGGCATTCCCCTTGCGCTCGAGGCACCGGGGAACATACACCCCCAAAAGCCCCAGTAACTGAGGGTGACACATCCATGCCATGACACCTAGAAGCAACGACACAGCCTGCCCACTTTAAAGCCCACAGTCTGCTGCCCAGAGGAAGCAGGACCTGCTAGACACAACGCTCTTCTGAACAGACGCTTATGGGGCATTGCCAGGCCCTTGGGATAGGATGCTGTGAAGCACTGGAGAAACTTTGAGCACTGAGAGAAGCaggccagggccaggctgcagcTTGGCAAACCACGTCAGTGCAGACCTTGCAGGGCAGGGACGCCAGCCCAGCCTGAAAAGAAGCCAGCCCAGCACTTACCGATGGACGCTTCCACACCACCCCCCGCGTCTTGCTGGAATGTGGCCCCAGCTCCTTGAATCCGAGGGCAGAGGGGCCGGCTGGGAACTGGGGGTCCCTAAAGAGGGTGCCGCTCTCAATGCACTCCTGTTTGAGGGCCTCATAGTCCTGGTTGAGGTATTTGATAGCGTTGTCGTGTTGGCCAACGCCTTCGGCTCTCAGGCGGTCCCTTTGCAGACGGGCAGCCATCCCACCAAAGGGCATCATGGCTGGGCACCGGCAgcactgccttcagctctgctccctgcaacgaaacaggcacagccaggctgaGGCAGGGCCCAGCACCCCTGCACCGCCCTGGGGACGTCAGCCATTTCACACAGTGCCAGGCTCAGGGCTGGATCCCCAGCTGCCCACCACCTCCACGGCGGGGACCTTTTCTGCTGGCACTGCCCAGGAGCAACGAGCAGAGCCTGCACACGGAGCATCCCCAGGGTGTGCCGGCGTGCCAGGAGAGCCCCCTCAGATGccacccccagctgcagccccattCTGGGCCACAGCCTCCAGCCCGGCCACCGCAGCCCTGCTGTCCGTAGGGGACACTGACCGAGCAGAGCGGCTCTGAGGGCcggctggcaggaggcagcccgTGGCTCTCCCGTTCCATCCCGCTGAGCAGAAAGGCCAAGCTCAGAGGAATTTCAGGCACTTTCGCCACTTTCCGCCCCCATCAACAGCCTCTCCTCCCGGCACAGCCTTCCGGGACCTTCCCTCCTCTCGTCCGTTGCAGCTGTGATGGTGTCAGCGGCCcgcagcttctcccagccccgGGCTCCGCTCCCTCTCCCggctgccccagcactgagTCAGTAGGGCCGGGAAGGGAGGAGCCCTGCGGGGGCAGGAGGGCCCTGTCGGCCCGGGGGGGACGGCGGAGGGAAGAGGCGGGACGGCCCAGGGTGACTCAAGTGGAGCAGCCTGCGGGGAGGCGCCGGGGAAGGGATGGGGGATGCCGCGGGGAAGGGATGGGGGATGCCGCGGGGCACCCGGGGacggggcagggcagagccccccaCTGTGCCGGTCCCTTGCCCTGGCGAAGGCCTTGCCACAGGCGTCCCCTGGCAGCTCACGGCTGGGTGCTTCGAACCGGCAGGAACAGCACAGGGCGCTGCCCGGGTGGGAAGGAGCTGTCTGGTCCGCGCAGGCAGGGTCACCTGCAGCAGGGCCGTGGGGCAGGTGCCACCACCACGGGCCCACCGGCGTTGCGGCTcaccctgccccgctccccagctgtctcagctgcTGCCAAATACTCCAGAGGTTTCTCCGCGTGAGGCAGCGGAGCAGTCCTTGGGCGAGTAACCCAGGAGCTAGCAGCCCACTCTGAGCGGCTGAGGGAGCAAggtgcagcctggctctggaGAGGCAGCTCTCCTTGGCTGAGGGAAGGCAAGTGACAGCGAGAAGGGTACAAGCCCCTGGCACAGGGCATAAACTTGGCTGCTAACCCAAGAGGCTGCCCTAACCAGAAGCTTTTCAGGAGGAAAATCTACTCCTCCCCGTCACTCTGCCAGTCTGGGGATGCTCTAAACTCGCTATCCTTCTCCAAGGCAGTGCCAGCTCTTCTCTACAACGGCCCCAAATCTATGGAGCTCAGCCCTTCTCCACTGCCTCCTCCCTCAcactcctgctctgcagccagcaccctgGCAGCCTCTCCCAGTGTCGAGATACTCGTTGCCTGCAGGGCTGGCGGGATGGCTCCTCTGCTCCAAGCACCTGCCCAgagcccagaggggctgtgggaggAGGAATCCTAAATACAGCCACTTGCACAGCCTCCAGCACCCACCTCGCCACCTCCCCGGCACTcacaccccagcacccacaccCCAGCCTGCCGAGGGCCAGGAAactccccctgcccacagcccctaCCCCCTCTTCCCCCCTGCCTACCGGTGCTGGACATGGCCGCAGACATGGGGAGCTGCGTTGCAGCCCAGACACGGGCACCGTACAAGTTATTCTTAGCTCTGTGGCTCAAAATACTTGGGAAGGTTGTGCTTAGTGGCAGACGGAGGTCACGCAAGCGCAGAGcaagcaaaaacatttcagaccCCTGGATGGGACAGGAACCACGCAGGGGCCTTAAGCGATGGGGTCAGTTGCTGACACCCCTGCCAGGCTGATGCTGCAGGCTCTTCTCGGAGGAGGAAAGGCGGTTGCAGAGACAAGCCAAGCCCCCAGGGCAGTTTTCCACACCAGGCAATCTTCATCCACAATATGATGCTTTCCAGTATCATGGGCATCTCTGACCCCTCCCAGGTGGGAGCAGAAAGACATGCTGGTCCCTGCCGGGTCCCTGATACCTTTGCACCTTAGCACACACTGAAAAGCCCCTGGACAGCATCATTGCTGAAACCCAGCCAAAAATCTCTGCAGATCCCTGGTTGCCAGCTGCTCTCGGAGACGGAAGGAAGGGGGAGCTCCCTTCCTCAACACGAGCCAGGCCGAGTCCGGACACCGCATTCTGCCGCATACTCAGCTCGGGGCAAGGGGCCACAGCCGCCCCGAGGGTCCCACACTGCGCAAGCAGCTCtcaagcccttcccagccccccgGGTGACAAAGATCCTCCTTTCCCACAAGCTCCCCTTTGTCCTCGCGCAACCCCTCAACGAGATGCGGCGTTGGCTGGGGGGTCGGCAGCGCATCCCGGGTGGCTGCGGTACCCATTTCACTCACCGCCCTGACTAGGAAGCCTCCGGGTCCCTGCGGCTGCGTTACCTAACGCAAAAATCCCCGCGGAccggcggggccgggagggACCGGGAGGAACCGGGAGCCCGGCGGGAAGCAGCCGCGGGGGCC
The nucleotide sequence above comes from Falco biarmicus isolate bFalBia1 chromosome 12, bFalBia1.pri, whole genome shotgun sequence. Encoded proteins:
- the CAPN11 gene encoding LOW QUALITY PROTEIN: calpain-11 (The sequence of the model RefSeq protein was modified relative to this genomic sequence to represent the inferred CDS: deleted 1 base in 1 codon), which codes for MMPFGGMAARLQRDRLRAEGVGQHDNAIKYLNQDYEALKQECIESGTLFRDPQFPAGPSALGFKELGPHSSKTRGVVWKRPSELVDDPQFIVGGATRTDICQGALGDCWLLAAIGSLTLNEELLHRVVPHGQSFQEDYAGIFHFQIWQFGEWVDVVVDDQLPTKDGELLFVHSAECTEFWSALLEKAYAKLNGCYESLSGGSTTEGFEDFTGGVAEMYDLKRPPRNMGHIIRKALERGSLLGCSIDITSAFDMEAVTFKKLVKGHAYSVTAFRDVNYRGQQEQLIRIRNPWGQVEWTGAWSDGSSEWDNIDPDDREELQLKMEDGEFWMSFRDFMREFSRLEICNLTPDALTKDELSRWHTQVFEGTWRRGSTAGGCRNHPATFWINPQFKIKLLEEDDDPGDDEVACSFLVALMQKHRRRERRVGGDMHTIGFAVYEVPEEAQGSQPVHLKKDFFLRNQSRARSETFINLREVSNQIRLPPGEYIVVPSTFEPHKEADFILRVFTEKQSDTAELDEEISADLADEEEITEDDIEDGFKNMFQQLAGEDMEISVFELRTILNRVIARHKDLKTDGFSLDSCRNMVNLMDKDGSARLGLVEFQILWNKIRSWLGIFRQHDLDKSGTMSSYEMRMALESAGFKLNNKLHQVVVARYADADMGVDFDNFVCCLVKLEAMFRFFRSMDPEGTGTAVMNLSEWLLLTMCG